The following proteins are co-located in the Escherichia fergusonii ATCC 35469 genome:
- the ascF gene encoding PTS cellobiose/arbutin/salicin transporter subunit IIBC, with the protein MAKNYATLARSVIAALGGVDNISAVTHCMTRLRFVIKDDALIDSPTLKTISGVLGVVRSDNQCQVIIGNTVSQAFQEVVSLLPGDMQPTQPVGKPKLTLRRIGAGILDALIGTMSPLIPAIIGGSMVKLLAMILEMSGVLTKGSPTLTILNVIGDGAFFFLPLMVAASAAIKFKTNMSLAIAIAGVLVHPSFIELMAKAAQGEHVEFALIPVTAVKYTYTVIPALVMTWCLSSIERWVDSITPAVTKNFLKPMLIVLIAAPLAILLIGPIGIWIGSAISALVYTIHGYLGWLSVAIMGALWPLLVMTGMHRVFTPTIIQTIAETGKEGMVMPSEIGANLSLGGSSLAVAWKTKNPELRQTALAAAASAIMAGISEPALYGVAIRLKRPLIASLISGFICGAVAGMAGLASHSMAAPGLFTSVQFFDPANPMSIVWVFAVMALAVVLSFILTLLLGFEDIPVEEAAAQARKHQSVQPTVAKEVSLN; encoded by the coding sequence ATGGCCAAAAATTATGCGACGCTGGCACGCTCGGTGATAGCGGCACTGGGCGGCGTTGATAACATCTCGGCAGTCACGCACTGTATGACGCGTTTACGCTTTGTTATCAAAGATGATGCACTGATCGACAGCCCAACGTTAAAAACTATTTCCGGCGTGCTCGGTGTGGTACGTAGTGACAACCAGTGTCAGGTGATTATCGGTAATACGGTTTCGCAGGCCTTTCAGGAAGTCGTCAGCCTGCTGCCGGGAGATATGCAGCCCACGCAGCCCGTGGGGAAACCCAAACTCACGCTACGTCGCATTGGTGCGGGGATCCTGGATGCGCTGATCGGCACCATGTCACCGCTGATCCCGGCGATCATCGGCGGATCGATGGTCAAACTGCTGGCGATGATCCTCGAGATGAGCGGCGTGCTGACAAAAGGATCGCCGACCTTAACCATTCTCAATGTGATTGGTGATGGTGCTTTCTTCTTCCTGCCGCTGATGGTCGCTGCTTCTGCCGCCATCAAATTTAAAACCAATATGTCGCTGGCGATTGCCATTGCGGGTGTGCTGGTACATCCGAGTTTTATTGAGCTGATGGCGAAAGCGGCCCAGGGTGAACATGTTGAATTTGCCCTGATTCCGGTCACCGCGGTGAAATACACCTACACAGTGATCCCGGCGCTGGTGATGACCTGGTGCCTGTCATCTATCGAACGCTGGGTGGACAGCATTACGCCAGCGGTGACGAAAAACTTCCTCAAGCCGATGCTGATTGTGTTGATTGCCGCACCGCTGGCAATCCTGCTGATTGGCCCGATTGGTATCTGGATCGGTAGCGCCATTTCGGCGCTGGTTTACACCATTCATGGTTATCTGGGCTGGCTTTCAGTCGCCATTATGGGCGCACTGTGGCCTCTGCTGGTAATGACCGGGATGCACCGCGTCTTTACGCCAACCATCATTCAAACTATTGCCGAAACCGGCAAAGAAGGGATGGTCATGCCGTCAGAAATCGGCGCTAACCTGTCGCTGGGCGGTTCATCGCTGGCGGTGGCGTGGAAAACGAAAAACCCGGAACTGCGCCAGACGGCGCTGGCGGCGGCGGCATCGGCCATTATGGCGGGGATTTCCGAACCGGCATTATACGGCGTGGCGATCCGCCTGAAACGTCCGCTTATCGCCAGTCTTATCAGCGGTTTTATTTGCGGCGCGGTTGCCGGTATGGCGGGGCTTGCCAGCCACTCAATGGCAGCGCCGGGATTATTTACCAGCGTGCAGTTCTTCGATCCGGCGAATCCAATGAGCATCGTCTGGGTGTTCGCCGTAATGGCGCTGGCGGTCGTGCTGTCATTTATCCTCACACTGTTGCTCGGCTTTGAGGATATTCCTGTTGAGGAAGCGGCTGCCCAGGCGCGAAAGCATCAGAGCGTACAACCGACCGTCGCCAAAGAAGTAAGTCTTAATTGA
- the ascG gene encoding DNA-binding transcriptional regulator AscG produces MTTMLEVAKRAGVSKATVSRVLSGNGYVSQETKDRVFQAVEESGYRPNLLARNLSAKSTQTLGLVVTNTLYHGIYFSELLFHTARMAEEKGRQLLLADGKHSAEEERQAIQYLLDLRCDAIMIYPRFLNVDEIDDIIDAQSQPIMVLNRRLRKNSSHSVWCDHKQTSFNAVAELINAGHQEIAFLTGSMDSPTSIERLAGYKDALAQHGIALNEKLIANGKWTPASGAEGVETLLERGAKFSALVASNDDMAIGAMKALHDRGVAVPGQVSVIGFDDIAIAPYTVPALSSVKIPVTEMIQEIIGRLIFMLDGGAYTPPKTFSGKLIRRDSLIDLSR; encoded by the coding sequence ATGACGACGATGCTGGAAGTGGCGAAGCGCGCCGGGGTTTCAAAAGCGACCGTTTCCCGCGTGCTTTCAGGTAATGGCTACGTCAGCCAGGAAACTAAAGATCGCGTGTTTCAGGCGGTGGAAGAGAGCGGCTACCGCCCAAATTTGCTGGCGCGCAATCTGTCAGCGAAGAGTACCCAGACGCTGGGGCTGGTAGTGACCAACACGCTTTACCACGGCATTTATTTTAGTGAATTACTGTTTCATACCGCGAGAATGGCGGAAGAGAAAGGGCGTCAGCTGCTATTGGCAGATGGCAAACATAGCGCCGAAGAAGAGCGCCAGGCGATTCAGTATCTGCTGGATCTGCGCTGCGACGCCATTATGATTTACCCGCGCTTTTTAAACGTGGATGAGATTGATGACATCATTGACGCACAAAGTCAGCCGATAATGGTGCTCAATCGCCGCCTGCGCAAAAACAGCAGCCATAGCGTCTGGTGCGATCATAAACAGACCAGCTTTAACGCCGTGGCAGAGTTGATAAACGCCGGACATCAGGAGATTGCTTTCCTTACCGGTTCGATGGATTCCCCCACCAGCATTGAACGCCTTGCCGGATATAAAGACGCGCTGGCGCAGCATGGTATTGCACTCAATGAAAAACTTATCGCTAACGGTAAATGGACGCCTGCCAGCGGGGCCGAAGGGGTAGAAACGTTGCTCGAACGTGGGGCTAAATTTAGCGCGTTAGTTGCCAGTAACGACGATATGGCGATAGGTGCGATGAAAGCGTTGCATGACCGTGGTGTAGCGGTGCCGGGGCAAGTGTCGGTTATTGGATTTGATGATATCGCAATTGCCCCCTACACCGTTCCGGCGCTCTCCAGCGTAAAAATTCCGGTGACTGAGATGATTCAGGAAATAATTGGGCGGCTGATATTTATGCTCGATGGTGGTGCTTACACACCGCCGAAAACCTTCAGCGGAAAACTGATCCGCCGCGACTCCCTCATTGATCTTTCGCGATAA
- the hydN gene encoding electron transport protein HydN, which yields MNRFIIADASKCIGCRTCEVACVVSHQENQDCASLTPETFLPRIHVIKGVNISTATVCRQCEDAPCANVCPNGAISRDKGFVHVMQERCIGCKTCVVACPYGAMEVVVRPVIRNSGAGLNVRADKAEANKCDLCNHREDGPACMAACPTHALICVDRNKLEQLSAEKRRRTALMF from the coding sequence ATGAACCGTTTCATCATTGCTGACGCAAGTAAATGTATTGGTTGTCGTACCTGTGAAGTGGCGTGCGTGGTTTCTCATCAGGAGAATCAGGACTGTGCATCGCTGACCCCGGAAACTTTTTTACCGCGAATCCATGTCATTAAAGGTGTGAACATTTCCACGGCGACAGTCTGCCGTCAGTGTGAAGATGCACCGTGCGCTAACGTCTGCCCGAATGGTGCTATCAGCCGTGATAAAGGGTTTGTTCATGTCATGCAGGAACGTTGCATTGGTTGCAAAACCTGCGTTGTGGCTTGCCCGTATGGTGCGATGGAAGTGGTAGTGCGTCCGGTGATTCGCAACAGCGGCGCAGGGCTTAACGTACGCGCTGACAAAGCCGAAGCTAATAAATGCGACCTCTGTAACCATCGTGAAGACGGCCCGGCCTGTATGGCTGCTTGCCCGACCCATGCGCTGATTTGTGTCGATCGTAATAAACTTGAACAACTGAGCGCAGAAAAACGCCGCCGCACGGCGCTGATGTTCTAA
- the hypF gene encoding carbamoyltransferase HypF — protein sequence MAKNTSCGVQLRIRGKVQGVGFRPFVWQLAQQLNLHGDVCNDGDGVEVRLLEDPETFLVQLHQHCPPLARIDSVECEPFIWMQPPTEFTIRQSAGGVMNTQIVPDAATCPACLAEMNTPGERRYRYPFINCTHCGPRFTIIRAMPYDRPFTVMAAFPLCPACDKEYRDPLDRRFHAQPVACPECGPHLEWLSHGEHAKQEAALQAAIAQLKMGNIVAIKGIGGFHLACDARNSSAVATLRARKHRPAKPLAVMLPTAEGLPDAARQLLTTPAAPIVLVDKIYVPELCDDIAPGLNEVGVMLPANPLQHLLLQELQCPLVMTSGNLSGKPPAISNEQALEDLQDIADGFLIHNRDIVQRMDDSVVRESGEMLRRSRGYVPDALALPPGFKNIPPVLCLGADLKNTFCLVRGEQAVLSQHLGDLSDDGIQMQWREALRLMQNIYDFTPQFVVHDAHPGYVSSQWAREMNLPTQTVLHHHAHAAACLAEHHWPLDGSDVIALTLDGIGMGENGALWGGECLRVNYRECQHLGGLPAVALPGGDLAAKQPWRNLLAQCLRFVPEWQNYPETVSVQQQNWSVLARAIERGINAPLASSCGRLFDAVAAALGCAPATLSYEGEAACALEALAASCQGVTHPVTMPLVDNQLDLATFWQQWLNWQAPVNQRAWAFHDALAQGFAALMREQATMRGITTLVFSGGVIHNRLLRARLAHYLADFTLLFPQSLPAGDGGLSLGQGVIVAARWVAGEVQNG from the coding sequence ATGGCAAAAAACACATCTTGCGGTGTCCAACTGCGTATTCGTGGCAAAGTGCAGGGCGTCGGTTTTCGTCCCTTTGTCTGGCAACTGGCACAGCAATTAAATCTTCACGGCGATGTCTGTAATGACGGCGATGGCGTAGAAGTCCGGCTGCTGGAAGACCCGGAAACGTTTCTTGTTCAATTGCATCAGCACTGCCCGCCGCTGGCGCGTATTGATAGCGTCGAATGTGAGCCGTTTATCTGGATGCAGCCGCCCACTGAGTTCACCATCCGCCAGAGCGCGGGCGGCGTCATGAATACGCAAATTGTTCCCGATGCCGCTACTTGCCCTGCCTGTCTTGCCGAAATGAATACCCCAGGCGAACGGCGTTATCGTTATCCGTTTATCAACTGTACCCACTGCGGCCCGCGTTTCACCATTATTCGCGCGATGCCTTACGACCGTCCATTTACCGTGATGGCGGCGTTTCCGCTTTGTCCGGCCTGCGATAAAGAATATCGCGACCCGCTCGATCGTCGCTTCCACGCCCAGCCGGTGGCCTGCCCGGAGTGTGGCCCACATCTTGAATGGCTAAGTCATGGTGAACATGCGAAACAAGAGGCGGCATTACAGGCGGCTATCGCTCAGTTAAAAATGGGCAACATTGTCGCTATCAAAGGGATTGGCGGATTTCATCTCGCCTGCGATGCGCGTAACAGTAGCGCGGTGGCGACACTACGGGCGCGCAAACATCGCCCGGCGAAACCGCTGGCGGTTATGTTGCCAACGGCAGAAGGTTTGCCCGACGCTGCCCGTCAGTTGCTCACCACGCCCGCCGCGCCGATTGTACTGGTGGATAAAATATATGTTCCGGAACTTTGTGACGATATCGCCCCTGGCCTTAACGAAGTCGGGGTGATGTTGCCTGCGAATCCGCTCCAGCATTTGCTGTTACAGGAACTGCAATGCCCGCTGGTGATGACCTCCGGCAACCTGAGCGGTAAACCACCGGCTATCAGCAACGAACAGGCGCTGGAGGACTTGCAGGACATTGCCGACGGATTCTTGATTCATAACCGCGACATCGTGCAGCGGATGGATGATTCAGTGGTGCGCGAAAGTGGCGAAATGTTGCGCCGCTCGCGGGGGTATGTACCGGATGCGCTGGCTTTGCCTCCGGGCTTTAAAAATATTCCTCCTGTGCTGTGTCTCGGTGCGGATCTGAAAAATACCTTCTGTCTGGTGCGTGGTGAACAGGCGGTGTTGAGTCAACATTTGGGCGATTTAAGTGACGATGGCATTCAGATGCAGTGGCGCGAAGCGTTGCGCCTGATGCAAAACATCTACGATTTTACTCCACAGTTTGTGGTGCATGATGCGCATCCGGGCTATGTCTCCAGCCAGTGGGCGCGTGAGATGAATCTGCCGACGCAAACGGTGCTGCATCACCATGCCCACGCGGCGGCGTGTCTGGCAGAACATCACTGGCCGCTGGATGGCAGTGATGTCATTGCGTTGACGCTCGACGGTATTGGTATGGGTGAGAACGGCGCTTTGTGGGGCGGCGAGTGCTTGAGGGTGAACTATCGCGAATGCCAGCACCTGGGCGGCTTGCCTGCGGTGGCGCTTCCGGGGGGCGATCTTGCGGCAAAGCAGCCGTGGCGTAACCTGCTGGCGCAGTGCCTGCGCTTTGTGCCGGAGTGGCAGAATTACCCTGAAACGGTAAGTGTGCAACAGCAAAACTGGAGCGTGCTGGCGCGGGCCATTGAGCGTGGAATCAATGCGCCGCTGGCATCATCGTGTGGGCGTTTGTTCGATGCTGTGGCGGCGGCACTGGGCTGTGCGCCAGCTACGTTAAGTTATGAAGGTGAAGCGGCTTGTGCTCTGGAGGCGCTCGCAGCTTCGTGCCAGGGAGTGACGCATCCGGTGACGATGCCGCTGGTGGACAATCAACTGGATCTCGCCACTTTCTGGCAGCAGTGGCTGAACTGGCAGGCACCGGTTAATCAACGCGCGTGGGCATTTCATGATGCGCTGGCGCAGGGTTTTGCCGCGTTGATGCGTGAGCAGGCCACGATGCGTGGTATCACTACGTTGGTATTTAGCGGCGGGGTTATTCATAACCGTTTGCTGCGTGCACGCCTAGCGCATTATCTTGCTGATTTTACGTTGCTCTTCCCGCAGAGTTTACCGGCGGGGGATGGCGGGTTGTCTCTGGGGCAGGGGGTTATTGTTGCGGCCCGTTGGGTGGCGGGTGAAGTCCAGAATGGATAA
- the norW gene encoding NADH:flavorubredoxin reductase NorW, with the protein MSNGIVIIGSGFAARQLVKNIRKQDTGIPLTLIAADSMDEYNKPDLSHVISQGQRADDLTRQTAGEFAEQFNLRLFPHTWVTDIDAEAHVVKSQNNQWQYDKLVLATGANAFVPPVPGRELMLTLNSQQEYRACETQLRDARRVLIVGGGLIGSELAMDFCRAGKAVTLIDNAASILASLMPPEVSSRLQHRLTEMGVHLLLKSQLQGLEKTNSGILATLDRQRSTEVDAVIAATGLRPETALARRAGLTINRGVCVDSYLQTSNADIYALGDCAEINGQVLPFLQPIQLSAMVLAKNLLGNNTPLKLPAMLVKIKTPELPLHLAGETQRRDLRWQICTESQGMVARGVDDADQLRAFVVSEDRMKEAFGLLKTLPM; encoded by the coding sequence ATGAGCAACGGCATTGTGATCATTGGTTCAGGCTTCGCCGCCCGCCAACTGGTGAAAAATATTCGTAAACAGGATACCGGTATTCCATTGACCCTGATTGCCGCCGACAGCATGGATGAGTACAACAAACCTGATCTTAGCCATGTGATCAGTCAGGGGCAACGTGCCGACGACCTTACCCGCCAGACGGCGGGTGAATTTGCCGAGCAGTTTAATCTGCGCCTGTTTCCGCACACCTGGGTGACGGATATCGATGCCGAAGCCCATGTGGTGAAAAGCCAGAATAATCAGTGGCAATACGACAAGCTAGTGCTGGCAACCGGTGCCAACGCCTTTGTCCCGCCGGTGCCTGGGCGTGAGTTAATGCTGACGTTAAATAGTCAGCAAGAGTATCGCGCCTGTGAAACACAGCTGCGGGATGCCCGACGGGTGTTGATTGTAGGCGGTGGTTTGATTGGTAGCGAACTGGCGATGGATTTTTGTCGGGCAGGCAAAGCGGTCACGCTAATCGACAACGCTGCCAGTATTCTGGCGTCGTTAATGCCACCGGAAGTAAGCAGTCGCTTACAGCATCGGTTGACGGAGATGGGCGTTCATCTGCTGTTGAAATCTCAGTTGCAGGGGCTGGAAAAAACGAATTCTGGCATTCTGGCAACGCTGGACCGCCAGCGCAGCACCGAAGTGGATGCGGTAATTGCCGCCACCGGACTGCGCCCGGAAACCGCCCTGGCACGACGCGCCGGGCTGACGATTAATCGCGGCGTTTGCGTCGATAGCTATCTGCAAACCAGTAATGCCGATATTTACGCGCTGGGCGATTGCGCGGAAATTAACGGTCAGGTATTGCCGTTCCTCCAGCCGATTCAACTTAGCGCGATGGTGCTGGCAAAAAATCTTCTCGGCAATAACACGCCGCTGAAACTCCCGGCGATGCTGGTGAAAATCAAAACGCCGGAATTACCGCTGCATCTGGCAGGGGAAACCCAGCGTCGGGATTTGCGCTGGCAGATTTGTACCGAAAGCCAGGGAATGGTGGCGCGCGGCGTTGACGATGCCGACCAGCTTCGCGCCTTTGTAGTCAGTGAGGATCGGATGAAAGAGGCGTTTGGATTGTTGAAAACCTTGCCGATGTAG
- the norV gene encoding anaerobic nitric oxide reductase flavorubredoxin, with amino-acid sequence MSIVVKNNIHWVGQRDWEVRDFHGTEYKTLRGSSYNSYLIREEKNVLIDTVDHKFSREFVQNLRNEIDLADIDYIVINHAEEDHAGALTELMAQIPDTPIYCTANAIDSINGHHHHPEWNFNVVKTGDTLDIGNGKQLIFVETPMLHWPDSMMTYLTGDAVLFSNDAFGQHYCDEHLFNDEVDQTELFEQCQRYYANILTPFSRLVTPKITEILGFNLPVDMIATSHGVVWRDNPTQIVELYLKWAADYQEDRITIFYDTMSNNTRMMADAIAQGIAETDPRVAVKIFNVARSDKNEILTNVFRSKGVLVGTSTMNNVMMPKIAGLVEEMTGLRFRNKRASAFGSHGWSGGAVDRLSTRLQDAGFEMSLSLKAKWRPDQDALELCREHGREIARQWALAPLPQSTVNTVVKEETCATTTADLGPRMQCSVCQWIYDPAKGEPMQDVAPGTPWSEVPDNFLCPECSLGKDVFDELASEAK; translated from the coding sequence ATGTCTATTGTGGTGAAAAATAACATTCATTGGGTTGGTCAACGTGACTGGGAAGTGCGTGATTTTCACGGCACAGAATATAAAACGCTGCGCGGCAGCAGCTACAACAGCTACCTCATTCGCGAAGAAAAAAACGTGCTGATCGACACCGTCGACCATAAATTCAGCCGCGAATTTGTGCAGAACCTGCGTAATGAAATCGATCTGGCGGATATCGATTACATCGTGATTAACCATGCTGAAGAGGACCACGCCGGGGCGCTGACCGAACTGATGGCGCAAATTCCCGATACGCCGATCTATTGTACTGCCAACGCTATCGACTCAATAAATGGTCATCACCATCATCCAGAGTGGAATTTCAACGTGGTGAAAACCGGCGACACGCTGGATATCGGCAACGGCAAACAACTCATTTTTGTCGAAACGCCAATGCTGCACTGGCCGGACAGCATGATGACTTACCTGACGGGCGACGCGGTGCTGTTCAGTAACGATGCTTTCGGTCAGCACTACTGCGACGAGCATCTGTTCAACGATGAAGTGGATCAGACGGAGCTTTTCGAGCAGTGCCAGCGTTACTACGCCAATATCCTGACGCCGTTCAGCCGCCTGGTAACGCCGAAAATTACCGAGATCCTGGGCTTTAACTTGCCAGTCGATATGATAGCGACCTCTCACGGCGTGGTATGGCGCGATAACCCGACGCAAATTGTCGAGCTGTACCTGAAATGGGCGGCGGATTATCAGGAAGACAGAATCACCATTTTCTACGACACCATGTCGAATAACACCCGCATGATGGCTGATGCTATCGCCCAGGGGATTGCGGAAACCGACCCACGCGTGGCGGTGAAAATTTTCAACGTTGCCCGAAGCGATAAAAACGAAATCCTGACCAATGTCTTCCGCTCAAAAGGCGTGCTGGTCGGCACTTCTACGATGAATAACGTGATGATGCCGAAAATCGCCGGGCTGGTGGAGGAGATGACCGGATTACGCTTCCGTAACAAACGCGCCAGTGCTTTCGGCTCTCACGGCTGGAGCGGCGGTGCCGTGGATCGTCTTTCCACGCGCCTGCAAGATGCGGGTTTCGAAATGTCACTTAGCCTGAAAGCCAAATGGCGACCGGACCAGGATGCACTGGAATTATGCCGTGAACATGGTCGTGAAATCGCCCGTCAGTGGGCGCTCGCACCGCTGCCGCAAAGCACGGTGAATACAGTGGTTAAAGAAGAAACCTGTGCCACCACGACGGCTGATCTCGGTCCGCGGATGCAGTGCAGTGTCTGCCAGTGGATTTACGATCCGGCAAAAGGCGAGCCAATGCAGGACGTTGCGCCAGGAACGCCGTGGAGTGAAGTCCCGGATAACTTCCTGTGCCCGGAATGCTCCCTCGGCAAAGACGTCTTTGACGAACTGGCATCGGAGGCAAAATGA
- the norR gene encoding nitric oxide reductase transcriptional regulator NorR: protein MSFSVDVLANIAIELQRGIGHQDRFQRLITTLRQVLECDASALLRYDSRQFIPLAIDGLAKDVLGRRFALEGHPRLEAIARAGDVVRFPADSELPDPYDGLIPGQESLKVHACVGLPLFAGQNLIGALTLDGMQPDQFDVFSDEELRLIAALAAGALSNALLIEQLESQNMLPGDAAPFEALKETQMIGLSPGMTQLKKEIEIVAASDLNVLISGETGTGKELVAKAIHEASPRAVNPLVYLNCAALPESVAESELFGHVKGAFTGAISNRSGKFEMADNGTLFLDEIGELSLTLQAKLLRVLQYGDIQRVGDDRSLRVDVRVLAATNRDLREEVLAGRFRADLFHRLSVFPLLVPPLRERGDDVILLAGYFCEQCRLRLGLSRVVLSAGARNLLQHYSFPGNVRELEHAIHRAVVLSRATRSGDEVILEAQHFAFPEVTLPPPEAAAVPIVKQNLREATEEFQRKTIRQALAQNHHNWAASARMLETDVANLHRLAKRLGLKD from the coding sequence ATGAGTTTTTCCGTTGATGTGCTGGCGAATATCGCCATCGAATTGCAGCGTGGGATTGGTCATCAGGATCGTTTTCAGCGCCTGATCACCACGTTGCGTCAGGTGCTGGAGTGCGATGCGTCTGCGTTGCTACGTTACGACTCGCGGCAGTTTATTCCGCTTGCCATCGACGGACTGGCGAAGGATGTACTCGGTAGACGCTTTGCCCTGGAAGGGCATCCGCGGCTGGAAGCGATAGCCCGCGCCGGGGACGTGGTGCGTTTTCCCGCAGACAGCGAATTGCCCGATCCCTATGACGGTTTGATTCCCGGGCAGGAGAGTCTGAAGGTTCACGCCTGCGTTGGTCTGCCGTTATTTGCCGGACAAAACCTGATCGGTGCATTGACACTCGACGGGATGCAGCCCGATCAGTTCGATGTTTTCAGCGACGAAGAGTTACGGCTGATTGCCGCGCTGGCGGCGGGAGCGTTAAGCAATGCGTTGCTGATTGAACAACTGGAAAGTCAGAATATGCTGCCGGGCGATGCCGCGCCGTTTGAAGCGCTGAAAGAGACGCAGATGATCGGCCTGTCGCCAGGCATGACGCAATTGAAAAAAGAGATTGAGATTGTGGCGGCGTCCGATCTCAACGTCCTAATCAGTGGTGAGACGGGAACGGGTAAGGAGCTGGTGGCGAAAGCGATTCATGAAGCCTCGCCACGGGCGGTGAATCCGTTAGTCTATCTCAACTGTGCCGCACTGCCGGAAAGTGTGGCGGAAAGTGAGTTGTTCGGGCACGTGAAAGGGGCGTTTACTGGCGCTATCAGTAACCGCAGTGGGAAGTTTGAAATGGCGGATAACGGCACGCTGTTTCTGGATGAGATCGGCGAGTTGTCGTTGACATTGCAGGCCAAGCTGCTGCGCGTGTTGCAGTATGGCGATATTCAGCGTGTTGGCGATGACCGCAGTTTGCGGGTCGATGTGCGCGTGCTGGCGGCGACTAACCGCGACTTGCGCGAAGAGGTGCTGGCAGGGCGATTTCGTGCCGACTTGTTTCATCGCCTGAGTGTGTTTCCGCTTTTGGTGCCGCCGCTGCGTGAGCGGGGTGATGACGTCATTCTTCTGGCGGGGTATTTCTGTGAGCAGTGTCGTTTGCGGCTGGGGCTCTCCCGCGTGGTATTAAGTGCCGGGGCGCGGAATTTATTGCAACACTATAGTTTTCCGGGAAACGTGCGCGAACTGGAACATGCTATTCATCGGGCGGTAGTACTGTCGAGAGCCACTCGCAGCGGCGATGAAGTGATTCTTGAAGCGCAACATTTTGCTTTTCCTGAGGTGACGTTGCCGCCGCCAGAAGCGGCGGCGGTGCCTATCGTTAAGCAAAACCTGCGTGAAGCGACAGAAGAGTTCCAGCGTAAAACCATTCGCCAGGCACTGGCACAAAATCATCACAACTGGGCTGCCAGCGCACGGATGCTGGAAACCGACGTCGCCAACTTGCATCGGTTGGCGAAACGTCTGGGGCTGAAGGATTAA
- the gutQ gene encoding arabinose-5-phosphate isomerase GutQ, whose protein sequence is MSEALLNAGRQTLMLELQEASRLPERLGDDFVRAANIILHCEGKVVVSGIGKSGHIGKKIAATLASTGTPAFFVHPAEALHGDLGMIESRDVMLFISYSGGAKELDLIIPRLEDKSIALLAMTGKLTSPLGLAAKAVLDISVEREACPMHLAPTSSTVNTLMMGDALAMAVMQARGFNEEDFARSHPAGALGARLLNKVHHLMRRDDAIPQVALTASVMDAMLELSRTGLGLVAVCDDQRLVKGVFTDGDLRRWLVGGGALTTPVNEAMTAGGTTLLSQSRAIDAKEILMKRKITAAPVVDENGKLVGAINLQDFYQAGII, encoded by the coding sequence ATGAGTGAAGCACTACTGAACGCGGGACGTCAGACGTTAATGCTGGAGTTGCAGGAAGCAAGCCGTTTACCAGAACGTCTGGGCGATGATTTTGTTCGCGCCGCCAATATCATCCTGCACTGCGAAGGCAAAGTGGTGGTTTCGGGAATTGGCAAATCGGGCCACATTGGTAAGAAAATCGCCGCAACGCTTGCCAGTACCGGCACGCCTGCTTTTTTTGTCCATCCGGCAGAAGCACTGCACGGCGATCTGGGGATGATTGAAAGCCGCGATGTGATGCTGTTTATCTCTTACTCCGGTGGCGCAAAGGAACTGGATCTGATTATTCCGCGTCTGGAAGACAAATCTATCGCGCTGCTGGCGATGACCGGTAAACTGACATCACCGCTGGGCCTGGCGGCGAAAGCGGTGCTGGATATCTCTGTAGAACGCGAAGCCTGCCCGATGCATCTTGCGCCGACCTCCAGCACCGTCAATACCCTGATGATGGGCGACGCGCTGGCGATGGCGGTCATGCAGGCGCGCGGATTTAATGAAGAAGATTTTGCCCGCTCCCACCCAGCTGGGGCACTGGGCGCTCGCTTGCTGAACAAAGTGCATCATCTGATGCGCCGTGATGACGCAATCCCGCAGGTGGCGTTAACCGCCAGCGTGATGGATGCGATGCTGGAACTCAGTCGCACCGGTCTGGGACTGGTAGCCGTGTGCGACGATCAACGACTGGTGAAAGGCGTCTTTACCGACGGGGATTTACGTCGCTGGCTGGTTGGCGGCGGTGCACTCACCACGCCAGTTAATGAAGCGATGACGGCAGGCGGCACGACGTTGCTATCGCAAAGTCGCGCCATCGACGCCAAAGAGATCCTGATGAAACGCAAAATCACCGCCGCACCGGTGGTAGATGAAAACGGCAAACTCGTCGGCGCGATTAACCTGCAGGATTTCTATCAGGCCGGGATTATTTAA